One Setaria italica strain Yugu1 chromosome I, Setaria_italica_v2.0, whole genome shotgun sequence DNA window includes the following coding sequences:
- the LOC101773690 gene encoding UDP-N-acetylglucosamine transferase subunit ALG13 homolog isoform X2: protein MAVDSPEVKKALLQKGYTDLLIQMGRGTYVPSKVSGDATLQVDHFTFSPSIADNMRTASLVISHAGSGSIFETLRLGKPLIVVVNEDLMDNHQSELAEELAERKHLFCARPQTLGETIRAMDLGTLVPYVPGDAKPVVTLINKFLGFPVD from the exons ATGGCGGTAGATTCTCCAGAAGTGAAAAAGGCTTTATTGCAGAAGGGTTATACTGATCTTCTTATTCAAATGGGCCGAGGAACATATGTTCCATCTAAG GTCTCAGGAGATGCAACTCTTCAAGTTGATCATTTCACATTTTCACCAAGCATTGCTGACAATATGAGAACAGCTTCCCTAGTTATCAGCCATGCAG GTTCAGGAAGCATATTTGAGACGCTACGACTAGGCAAACCTCTAATCGTTGTTGTAAATGAAGATTTGATGGACAATCACCAAAGTGAGCTTGCAGAAGAATTGGCTGAGAGGAAGCACCTCTTCTGTGCACGCCCACAAACATTGGGAGAGACCATCCGAGCAATGGACCTAGGGACGCTCGTTCCTTATGTGCCAGGGGATGCCAAACCAGTTGTCACCCTGATCAACAAGTTTCTTGGCTTTCCAGTTGACTGA
- the LOC101773281 gene encoding LOW QUALITY PROTEIN: cytochrome P450 CYP73A100-like (The sequence of the model RefSeq protein was modified relative to this genomic sequence to represent the inferred CDS: inserted 3 bases in 2 codons; deleted 1 base in 1 codon) translates to MAVFAARFAVATVASFAVHWLVHSFLQYQHPALVLLLPVAVFVGIVATGSDSSGAGSAPPGPAAVPVFGNWLQVGNDLNHRFLARLSARYGPVFRLRLGVRNLVVVSDPRLATEVLHTQGVEFGSRPRNVVFDIFTANGADMVFTEYGDHWRRMRRVMTLPFFTARVVQQYRGMWEAEMDAVVADIYTDRVVAQTARFFVRRSLQLMLYNIMYRMMFDARYDSIDDPMSSSHQVTRAQPLAQSFEYNYGDFIPILRPXLRGYLNKCRDXQTRRLAFFNNNYVEKRRKVMDTPGDKDKLRCAIDHILQAEKNGEITPDNVIYIVENINVAAIETTLWSIEWALAEVVNHPDVQRRVRDEIRGVIADDEPITESNIHKLPYLQAVIKETLRLHSPIPLLVPHMNLEEAKLGGYTIPKGSKVVVNAWWLANNPELWEKPEEFRPERFLGEEKAVDATVGGKVDFRFLPFGVGRRSCPGIILALPILALIVGKLVRSFEMVPPGVEKLDVSEKGGQFSLHIANHSVIAFHPISA, encoded by the exons ATGGCGGTGTTCGCGGCCAGGTTCGCCGTCGCCACGGTCGCCTCCTTTGCCGTGCACTGGCTCGTCCACTCCTTCCTCCAGTACCAGCACCCCGCTCTCGTCCTGCTCCTGCCGGTCGCCGTCTTCGTCGGCATCGTCGCGACGGGTAGCGACAGCAGCGGCGCCGGGAGCGCGCCTCCGGGCCCGGCGGCCGTGCCGGTGTTCGGCAACTGGCTGCAGGTGGGCAACGACCTGAACCACCGCTTCCTGGCGCGCCTGTCCGCGCGGTACGGTCCCGTgttccgcctccgcctcggcgtgcgcaacctcgtcgtcgtctccgaCCCGCGGCTCGCCACGGAGGTGCTCCACACGCAGGGGGTGGAGTTCGGCTCCCGCCCCCGCAACGTCGTCTTCGACATCTTCACCGCCAACGGCGCCGACATGGTCTTCACCGAGTACGGCGACCACTGGCGCCGCATGCGCCGCGTCATGACGCTGCCCTTCTTCACGGCGCGCGTCGTGCAGCAGTACAGGGGTATGTGGGAGGCCGAGAtggacgccgtcgtcgccgacaTCTACACCGATCGGGTCGTGGCCCAGACCGCCAGATTCTTCGTGCGCCGCAGTCTCCAGCTCATGCTCTACAACATCATGTACCGGATGATGTTCGACGCGCGCTAT GACTCCATCGACGACCCCATGTCGTCGAGTCACCAAGTCACTCGAGCGCAGCCGCTCGCGCAGAGCTTCGAGTACAACTACGGCGACTTCATCCCCATCTTGCGCCC TCTACGCGGCTACCTCAACAAATGCAGGG TGCAGACCAGGAGGCTCGCCTTCTTCAACAACAACTACGtcgagaagaggaggaaggtcATGGACACACCCGGGGACAAGGACAAGCTCCGGTGCGCCATCGACCACATCCTCCAGGCGGAGAAGAACGGCGAGATCACGCCCGACAACGTCATCTACATCGTCGAGAACATCAACGTCGCCGCCATCGAGACCACGCTCTGGTCCATCGAGTGGGCGCTCGCCGAGGTCGTCAACCACCCGGACGTGCAGCGCAGGGTCCGCGACGAGATCAGGGGCGTGATCGCCGACGACGAGCCCATCACCGAGTCCAACATCCACAAGCTCCCCTACCTGCAGGCCGTGATCAAGGAGACGCTGCGCCTCCACTCCCCGATCCCGCTCCTCGTCCCGCACATGAACCTCGAGGAGGCCAAGCTCGGCGGCTACACCATCCCCAAGGGATCCAAGGTGGTGGTGAACGCCTGGTGGCTGGCCAACAACCCGGAGCTGTGGGAGAAGCCCGAGGAGTTCCGGCCGGAGCGGTTCCTGGGCGAGGAGAAGGCCGTGGACGCCACCGTCGGCGGGAAGGTGGACTTCAGGTTCCTACCGTTCGGTGTGGGCCGCCGCAGCTGCCCCGGGATCATCCTGGCCCTGCCCATCCTAGCGCTCATCGTCGGCAAGCTCGTGCGCAGCTTCGAGATGGTGCCGCCCGGCGTGGAGAAGCTCGACGTCAGCGAGAAAGGCGGGCAGTTCAGCCTGCACATTGCCAACCACTCTGTCATCGCTTTCCACCCAATCTCTGCATGA
- the LOC101773690 gene encoding UDP-N-acetylglucosamine transferase subunit ALG13 homolog isoform X1 → MAGGERRTVFVTVGTTCFDALVMAVDSPEVKKALLQKGYTDLLIQMGRGTYVPSKVSGDATLQVDHFTFSPSIADNMRTASLVISHAGSGSIFETLRLGKPLIVVVNEDLMDNHQSELAEELAERKHLFCARPQTLGETIRAMDLGTLVPYVPGDAKPVVTLINKFLGFPVD, encoded by the exons ATGGCAGGTGGAGAGCGAAGGACAGTGTTTGTCACTGTGGGTACCACATGTTTTGATGCTCTTGTCATGGCGGTAGATTCTCCAGAAGTGAAAAAGGCTTTATTGCAGAAGGGTTATACTGATCTTCTTATTCAAATGGGCCGAGGAACATATGTTCCATCTAAG GTCTCAGGAGATGCAACTCTTCAAGTTGATCATTTCACATTTTCACCAAGCATTGCTGACAATATGAGAACAGCTTCCCTAGTTATCAGCCATGCAG GTTCAGGAAGCATATTTGAGACGCTACGACTAGGCAAACCTCTAATCGTTGTTGTAAATGAAGATTTGATGGACAATCACCAAAGTGAGCTTGCAGAAGAATTGGCTGAGAGGAAGCACCTCTTCTGTGCACGCCCACAAACATTGGGAGAGACCATCCGAGCAATGGACCTAGGGACGCTCGTTCCTTATGTGCCAGGGGATGCCAAACCAGTTGTCACCCTGATCAACAAGTTTCTTGGCTTTCCAGTTGACTGA